TTATTCTTGTATCAGCAGAAAATTTGTTTGCCTCCATAAATGCCTTGGAATTTCCATGGCCCAGGCACAAGAACAAAATATCAATTTCCGTATTGATCTTCTGACTGAATTCCATCTCCGTTTCCCCGATAAGATCTGAGTGAATATGGTATATTTTATTTCCTGCATTAGAGGTACTGTAAACAAAGTCCAGCTCCAGACCTGGATGATTCAGAATTATCCTGATCAACTCTCCGGCCGTATATCCGGCTCCTCCTATTATTCCTGCTTTGATCATGGTTTATGAATTAACATGATTAAATATTTTTCCTTGATTTGCGGTAATTTTTATAAATCCTTTAGCATCTTCAGCCGTCCATCCCTCATTGGTTTCCCCATAACTGGCAAAGGAAGAATTCATCAGGTCATGATCTGAGGATATTCCATTTAAAGTAAACCTGTATGGATGCAGGGTAACAAAAACATTACCACTGACATTTTTTTGCGTGTCCTCCAGAAAAGCTTCAAAATTCCTCATCACTTCATCAAGGTATTGGCCTTCATGAAGCAGCATCCCATACCAGTTCCCCAATTGTTCTTTGTGATGCTGCTGCCACTTTGTCAAGGTGTGCTTTTCCAGTAAATGATGAGCTTTGATGATCAACATTGGGGCAGCTGCCTCAAAACCAACCCTTCCTTTTATGCCAATGATCGTATCACCCACATGAATATCTCTTCCGATAGCATATTCGCAAGCTATTTTTTCCAAAACCTCTATGGCATCAATATTTCCATAGGATTCATCATTAATGGCAACCAGTTCTCCTTTCTTAAAAGTCAGCTTAAGATCAGTCGGGTCCGTTTTTTTCAGCTGACTTGGATAAGCTTCTTCCGGTAACCCTGAATGGGAACTTAAAGTTTCTTCCCCTCCAACACTCGTTCCCCACAAGCCTTTATTTATCGAATATTTTGCCTTCTCCCATGGAAGGTCGACTCCGTTTTCCTTTAGAAATTCAATTTCCGCTTGTCTTGAAAGTTTATTGTCCCTTATAGGAGTGATAATTTCTATATCCGGAGCAAGCGTTTGAAAAATCATATCGAACCTCACCTGATCATTTCCGGCACCGGTACTTCCGTGAGCTATGTATGAAGCTCCTATCTTTTTGGCATGGTTGACAATTTCAATCGCCTGAATGATTCTTTCTGCACTGACTGAAAGAGGATAGGTGTTATTTTTTAAGACATTACCAAAAATCAGGTACTTGACAACCTTATCGTAGAAGGTCTTCACGGCATCTATTGAGGTATAGGTCAAAGCCCCTAACTGAACCGCCTTTTGTCCAATGGAGGCGATCTCTTCTTTATCAAATCCACCTGTATTCACACTGACCGCATGCACTTCGTAACCTTGAACCTTTGAAAGGTATTTCGCGCAATATGAGGTGTCTAAACCTCCACTATATGCTAAAACTAATTTTTTCATTGATCTGTTTTATTTATTTGGGCAAGGTTTGCACCCGGATCCCATAATTTTGATTAATCTGTTTTTTTATTTTTTTCTTTCTTCTTTAAGAACAGGCTTTGCTTGATCCTTTTCAGCCTGCTTAAACTTTTAGAATTATAAGGATGCTCTTTCTTACTCTTCTTCTTTCCGTCATATAACATCCCGGTGCAAAGACACATCTTTTGATTGGTTCGCTGCAGTACATCGTAATTCCGACAGGTCTGACAGCCTTTCCAAAACTCAGGATCATCAGTTAGCTCAGAAAATGTGACAGGTTTATAGCCCAGCTCATAGTTGATCTTCATCACGGCTAATCCGGTTGTTATTCCGAATATTTTTGAATCAGGGAATTTCTTCTGGGAATATTTAAAGACTTTGGTCTTAATCTTTTTCGCAAGGCCCTGTTTTCTAAAATCAGGATGTACAATTAATCCTGAATGCACTACGAAATTCTTTCCGCCAAAGGTTTCTATATAACAAAATCCGGCAAATTTTTCACCTTCAAGTGCAATAACAGCATTGCCATTTTTAATTTTCTCTTCAATATACTCAGGAGTTCTTTTAGCAATTCCGGTACCTCTCTGATTGGCAGAGTTATCAATGGTTTCACTAATGATTTGAGCGTATTTTATATGTTTCTTTGATGCAATTACAATTTCCATCCTTATGTTTTAAATAAATTTCGGTAAAAATGAGTGATTAACGGAGATGGACTCACCTATCTCCTAAAACAAGAATATACCCTTACGGGCGGCGGTTGCCGGGAATTCCAAAAACGAAAGTCTTTAAAACTGAAACTTTAAAGATGGTTAATGAACTAAAAAACTTGAAAAAATGCATTGTGAAATTATTGAAATGTGAACTGAAATTTATAATACCATTAGATTGAACGCGGGCGGCGTACGGGACGGCGGCGTTCAAAACGTGTAGAAGAATATGGTCTTTTCGTATTCACACTGCAATATTACAACTAAATTTCAAACAGAAAAAGAATTAATTCACTATTTTTCAATCAAATGAACGAATCTTTGACAATCAATCACTAATCAAGTTGTTTTTTAATTGTTTCCCTTACAAAATTGACTATTTCTTTAACTTCCGAAACATCCATCTTCAAAATTGAAGCAATCTCATGATAACTTAACTTTCCCAGAACATACAAATCGACAATATTTGAGGTATTTACCGGTAGCTTGTAGTACACTTTTCTCAAATTACTCCTATCGTATAAATCGGGATGTTTTTCTACATTATCCAGTCCTAAAAAAGCTCTCACTCCTTCCTCCGCATCATCATAAGGAAGCTCGTTTGTTTTTAAATTATCCTGATGGTATGAAATATCATCAAGCTCTTCATTCATGATCAGATCATTTCCAGCGTCCGTTGTAAAATTCTCTTCAAGTTGTTTTAATTCCTGTTCAAGAATATATTTGGTACTTATGGCATCTTTATGCCATTCTTCTTTTTGAAACAATCCCTGAAATCTATCATTTAGCATTTGGAACATCGCTAACCGAAGTTCATCGATATGGTTTTCTCTGTGCAGTTCCCTTTCATATGTTTCCAACACAACTTCATCAATTATTTCATTTGATTTATACATGTTCCTGGGAAAGATTCCCAATATTTCTCCTACCCGGATGCGTTGTTTCGCGTAAGGATGTAAAAGGTGAACTATGGTTAGGGTCTTTTTTTCGGGATTTCCTGATGATTTATTGTTTACTGAAGTCATGATCCAAGGCATTTAGTAGTTCTTTTAAAGTTACAAAATATGTGCGAATTTAACTCTGATTTTTGCTTAAAAAAACGATGCCTGGAAGAGTTAAATGGATACATAAAGGCTCCCGGGCAGAGGTGAAAATTCCAGTTTATTGAATCATTAAATCTTTTAAATTCTGTTTATCAACAGTTTACGATGCAAGTTTTTATCAGTTTTCAACAATTTTGCAATTTCATTCCAGGGCTTAATTATTTTTGAGTAAATACACCTTCATCATGCCTTCAAAAGAATTTGAAATTCAAATTATGAACCATACCTTAAAAGGCCAATCTTATGAGACTTCCGATGCAAAAGGTGTTGTAGTGATTGTTCACGGAATGGGCGAGTATGGCAAAAGGTATGAAAGAACAGTTGTTCCTATGCTGATCAAGGAATCATTTGCTGTTTTTTCATATGATCAATTTGGTCATGGGGCTTCTGATGGCAAAAAAGGAGATAATCCCGGGTATGAGTATTTATTAGATGCGCTGGAAGCGGTATTGGATAAAGCTCAAAAAGCACATCCGGCACTTCCTGTTTTTCTATATGGCCACAGCATGGGTGGAAACGTCGTGATCAATTACACCTTGCGAAGAAAACATGATTTGAAAGGCACCATTGCAACCAGCCCCTTTTTGCAACTGGCTTTTGACCCGCCAAAATGGAAGTTGAGTATGGGAAAAATCATGGACCGGATCTTTCCTTCACTCACCATGCCGAATGATCTGGAACTGGACGCCCTGTCGAAAGACCCGGAAGAAATTGATGCCTATAAAAAAGATCCTTTGGTACATGACAAGGTGAGCACAAGATATTCACTCCGATTGATGGAAAAAGGGCTTTGGGCAATAGAACATGCGCCTAGTCTGAGTGTACCTATGCTTCTTATTCATGGAACTTCTGATCGAATCACCTCTCATAAAGCCTCTAAATCCTTTGCTGCGAATTCAAATGGAATGGCCACTTTTTTCCCTGTCGAAGGTGGGTATCATGAACTTCATCATGATTTGGAGAAAAATCAGTTTTTCGAGAAAATCAGTAAATGGCTGAACCAACAGTTACAAACCTAAATAATTGCGCTATGAAAAAAATACTATTATTTTCCTTTATTCTATTATCCTTATTTCTGACAGGCCAGAACAATGTACCTGAAAAACTAGGGGAACTCAACAACGATTCAGGCTTTAAAACAAACCCTAATTTTTGGATGGAGTTGTCGAATCTCAGACCTTCAGATATTGTATCGAATACCATGAAGCCCGATCTTTTTCTGGTAAATCAAAGCAAAATAATACAAACTGAAGAAAATGATGCGTTTTCTTCCATGCTGTTAAAAGAACAACTTTCCGTACTTAATAAAACGACCCCATTCAGGGTATATCACAATGCTACCCTGGAACGATTTATCAGAGTCTATCTTAAGGACCGAAGGGAATATCTGAACCGGCTTATTGGAAAATCTGCTTACTATTTTCCGGTAATTGAGCAACATCTTGACCGTTTTGATCTTCCAATTGAACTTAAATATCTGGCGGTTGTTGAATCGGCATTGAATCCGGTGGCTGTTTCCGCATCAGGCGCCAAGGGGCTCTGGCAGTTCATGTATGGAACAGGAAATGAATATGGCCTCCGTATTGATTCGTTTGTGGATGAACGTTTTGACCTGATAAAATCTACAAGGGCTGCGTGCTCTTACCTGGAATCTCTTTATAAAACATTCGGTGACTGGGATCTGGCCCTCGCGGCGTATAATTCGGGGCCCGGGAATGTTAA
This DNA window, taken from Lutimonas zeaxanthinifaciens, encodes the following:
- the argG gene encoding argininosuccinate synthase, which codes for MKKLVLAYSGGLDTSYCAKYLSKVQGYEVHAVSVNTGGFDKEEIASIGQKAVQLGALTYTSIDAVKTFYDKVVKYLIFGNVLKNNTYPLSVSAERIIQAIEIVNHAKKIGASYIAHGSTGAGNDQVRFDMIFQTLAPDIEIITPIRDNKLSRQAEIEFLKENGVDLPWEKAKYSINKGLWGTSVGGEETLSSHSGLPEEAYPSQLKKTDPTDLKLTFKKGELVAINDESYGNIDAIEVLEKIACEYAIGRDIHVGDTIIGIKGRVGFEAAAPMLIIKAHHLLEKHTLTKWQQHHKEQLGNWYGMLLHEGQYLDEVMRNFEAFLEDTQKNVSGNVFVTLHPYRFTLNGISSDHDLMNSSFASYGETNEGWTAEDAKGFIKITANQGKIFNHVNS
- a CDS encoding alpha/beta hydrolase; the encoded protein is MPSKEFEIQIMNHTLKGQSYETSDAKGVVVIVHGMGEYGKRYERTVVPMLIKESFAVFSYDQFGHGASDGKKGDNPGYEYLLDALEAVLDKAQKAHPALPVFLYGHSMGGNVVINYTLRRKHDLKGTIATSPFLQLAFDPPKWKLSMGKIMDRIFPSLTMPNDLELDALSKDPEEIDAYKKDPLVHDKVSTRYSLRLMEKGLWAIEHAPSLSVPMLLIHGTSDRITSHKASKSFAANSNGMATFFPVEGGYHELHHDLEKNQFFEKISKWLNQQLQT
- a CDS encoding GNAT family N-acetyltransferase; the protein is MEIVIASKKHIKYAQIISETIDNSANQRGTGIAKRTPEYIEEKIKNGNAVIALEGEKFAGFCYIETFGGKNFVVHSGLIVHPDFRKQGLAKKIKTKVFKYSQKKFPDSKIFGITTGLAVMKINYELGYKPVTFSELTDDPEFWKGCQTCRNYDVLQRTNQKMCLCTGMLYDGKKKSKKEHPYNSKSLSRLKRIKQSLFLKKKEKNKKTD